A window of Deinococcus grandis contains these coding sequences:
- a CDS encoding replication initiator protein A has product MDPLRINELDMTLAGIFSVQKVLPNESTSWTVDYAIGNTLYRIEGHANNGRPHGTDSDVLLALQTMFFRAGCPLGDRIEVKPTDILRMAGLDVGGRSYVRLREALLRLAGVRWSMVRTSWNETDQRHTGATSVVGIISELRLVDSGGARQPFEHRQLDERLPIEVIFSPTFADAIRAGLYQILDAELLARLKQAPARSLYRVIQAHRIQADGSLAAELTVPMKDWVRACGIDETRADNARRVLTLAHEHLQEQGYLKGAAFTGRGFSGTVTYQFVSAPQPELAELLIARGVTRPVAESLASDHPERVEPVLRKIDVALTTGWKPRSLPASIVDGIRHPEKWTQGIPQPRTSAQKAVAPKRKATPISDAAPDLDTNPRTMALTLIKVRLGRPLSPMGLMAFEDLTDQQVHAVLAAARRPAAEALPLLQSLLNAPL; this is encoded by the coding sequence GTGGACCCCCTGCGAATCAACGAACTGGACATGACCCTGGCGGGCATCTTCAGCGTGCAGAAGGTCCTTCCGAACGAATCCACCTCATGGACTGTCGACTACGCCATCGGCAACACCCTCTACCGCATCGAAGGGCACGCCAACAACGGCCGGCCCCACGGAACCGACAGCGACGTGCTCCTGGCCTTGCAGACCATGTTCTTCCGAGCCGGATGCCCCCTTGGAGACCGGATTGAAGTCAAACCCACCGACATCCTGCGCATGGCTGGCTTGGACGTCGGCGGCCGGTCGTATGTGCGACTCCGTGAAGCGCTGCTCCGCCTGGCTGGCGTGCGCTGGAGTATGGTGCGCACCAGCTGGAACGAAACGGACCAGCGGCACACCGGCGCGACCAGCGTCGTCGGCATCATCAGCGAACTGCGCCTCGTGGATTCCGGCGGCGCACGGCAACCCTTCGAGCACCGTCAACTCGACGAGCGACTCCCCATTGAAGTCATCTTCAGTCCCACCTTCGCGGACGCCATTCGCGCCGGGCTCTACCAGATCCTCGACGCGGAACTTCTCGCCCGACTGAAGCAAGCCCCCGCCCGCAGCCTGTACCGCGTCATTCAGGCGCACCGCATTCAGGCGGACGGCTCACTGGCCGCAGAACTCACCGTACCCATGAAGGACTGGGTGCGCGCCTGCGGCATCGACGAAACCCGCGCGGACAATGCCCGGCGCGTCCTGACCCTCGCGCACGAGCACCTGCAGGAGCAGGGGTACCTCAAAGGCGCCGCCTTTACAGGACGCGGGTTCAGCGGCACCGTGACCTACCAGTTCGTGTCGGCACCGCAACCTGAGCTGGCCGAACTCCTCATCGCGCGGGGCGTGACCCGGCCCGTGGCGGAATCCCTGGCCTCCGATCATCCGGAGCGGGTTGAGCCAGTGCTGCGCAAGATCGACGTGGCCCTGACCACCGGCTGGAAACCCCGCAGCCTCCCCGCCAGCATCGTCGACGGCATCCGTCACCCTGAAAAGTGGACGCAGGGCATCCCCCAGCCCCGAACGAGCGCCCAAAAGGCGGTCGCACCCAAGCGTAAGGCCACGCCAATCTCGGACGCCGCGCCGGACCTGGACACCAACCCCAGAACCATGGCCCTCACGCTCATCAAAGTGCGCCTGGGCCGGCCTCTGTCGCCGATGGGCCTGATGGCCTTCGAGGATCTGACAGACCAGCAGGTGCATGCTGTGCTTGCGGCGGCCCGGCGACCCGCCGCAGAGGCGCTGCCACTTCTCCAGAGCCTGCTCAACGCACCCCTGTGA
- a CDS encoding eCIS core domain-containing protein, translating to MTERVHQLQRKAAGPAHTARPDLQRPPEELAHHHRALQRQTARPVTAQRQAVAPVLRAAALEGQEAARLTAARTQLQRQVDALVPLSAAPRSSPPAVPTAPTTPSDWVTVLRARAEGAEGQRLDARAYGEFQALQRQVAHTLAQGFRQDRGDPAARYATYGTHLATLQRHPVSAPVSRVVLGLVPSSERLPLQRAADEALQRLQAQEQAALNAETAHSLQRQLAELDAEATQPVLQRIQARRGGGAPLPEAVQRHLEQGLNHDLSRVRIHDDAEADKLAKGVNAIAFTTGTDIFFQAGRFEPNTQSGFELLAHEVTHTVQQSQGRVGTGIDPDAGLEAEARTMGARLAQKTSLPTRAIQPRPHSTVTPTTTFQRRPAAGTAPVRTPTPQSVGRVGIITHSDGANLRTQPDAQASKVLPQPLPVGTKVGVISQAANGWSRVSLPSGQSGWLQTLRVTTNLPDPGSRLIRVAQQTTAIGVAERYYRALVRPGQDLRYYVNVLEQVNRQRGTGAFQAGQTLQAGSLLWVPGAAYAQTLAGTVQSGSITGGALARVNAAMGQSPGANIMRSVLESPQYVREVLGDAWATVKEHWPVILATTTALIGAELLVGVLAAAPEPTTVTKFLAVGLQGIITAVAGVGAVTAGAAALEAGARWLKTAWSSRGNATQIKVAAKAFLTMIGQTVMAVASAAGVRASAGRTTALRGLYTREQLVAQIGNKATYEALMDVLAARGVKTNNAQLLGNLLKKVPDPLELKGFLRKVDKPGEFLATLNKYPLNRVRQVLAEIDSQSIPPQFASRLLTLNLENPVPTRPLNAARVALLNQKVPGGAADKTFGGKSVVLREELTPAQAAQDKAAGARYQALLDDILERSPYVYRYTTRFALNKVRENGWDIREAFMANVLVKNPNDVSLGAQLKPAWYQFSDGNPDVVVKIPRRLLKASTVPRPSGNTAEVAGWEFTTSAYPEAGKGGLLQFMGTVDNGVLESGIKTGEIEIIELSGGTSRLPRPR from the coding sequence ATGACCGAGCGTGTCCACCAGCTCCAGCGGAAGGCGGCCGGGCCAGCTCACACCGCACGGCCGGACCTCCAGCGCCCGCCTGAAGAGCTGGCGCACCACCACCGCGCCCTGCAGCGGCAGACAGCCCGCCCGGTCACGGCTCAGCGTCAGGCCGTCGCCCCGGTCCTGCGCGCGGCTGCCCTGGAGGGGCAGGAAGCGGCCCGCCTGACGGCCGCGCGCACCCAACTGCAGCGACAGGTGGACGCCCTGGTTCCCCTGTCGGCTGCACCGCGCAGCTCGCCACCTGCCGTGCCCACGGCGCCCACGACCCCATCGGACTGGGTGACCGTGCTGCGCGCCCGCGCCGAGGGTGCTGAAGGCCAGCGCCTCGATGCCCGCGCCTACGGGGAGTTCCAGGCGCTGCAGCGGCAGGTGGCGCACACCCTGGCGCAGGGGTTCCGGCAGGACCGCGGCGACCCCGCCGCCCGGTACGCCACGTACGGGACGCACCTCGCGACCCTGCAGCGCCACCCGGTGAGTGCCCCCGTCTCCCGGGTCGTCCTGGGCCTGGTGCCCTCCAGTGAGCGGCTGCCCCTGCAACGCGCGGCGGACGAGGCCCTGCAGCGCCTGCAGGCCCAGGAGCAGGCCGCCCTGAACGCGGAGACGGCCCACTCGCTGCAGCGGCAGCTGGCTGAACTCGACGCGGAGGCCACACAGCCCGTGTTGCAGCGCATCCAGGCGCGGCGTGGCGGGGGCGCACCACTGCCGGAGGCCGTGCAGCGGCACCTGGAGCAGGGCCTCAACCATGACCTCAGTCGTGTGCGCATCCACGACGACGCGGAAGCCGACAAGCTGGCCAAAGGCGTGAATGCCATTGCGTTTACGACAGGCACGGACATCTTCTTCCAGGCGGGGCGGTTCGAGCCGAACACCCAGAGCGGCTTTGAACTCCTCGCGCATGAGGTCACGCACACGGTGCAGCAGAGTCAGGGCCGCGTAGGGACCGGGATCGACCCGGACGCTGGCCTGGAAGCGGAGGCGCGCACCATGGGCGCACGACTGGCCCAGAAGACCAGCCTGCCGACGCGGGCCATCCAACCCCGGCCTCACTCGACCGTTACACCAACCACGACCTTCCAGCGGCGTCCCGCCGCGGGAACGGCCCCCGTCCGCACGCCGACTCCACAGTCGGTCGGTCGGGTCGGCATCATCACCCACTCCGACGGAGCCAACCTCCGCACGCAACCGGACGCGCAGGCCAGCAAGGTCCTGCCACAGCCTCTTCCGGTCGGTACGAAAGTCGGCGTGATCAGTCAGGCGGCGAACGGCTGGAGTCGGGTGTCCCTCCCGTCCGGGCAGAGCGGGTGGCTTCAGACCCTGCGCGTCACCACGAACCTGCCCGATCCCGGCTCGCGCCTGATCCGTGTGGCCCAACAGACGACCGCGATTGGCGTGGCGGAACGCTACTACCGCGCCCTCGTCCGGCCCGGTCAGGACCTCCGGTACTACGTGAATGTGCTCGAGCAGGTCAACCGTCAGCGGGGGACGGGCGCATTCCAGGCCGGGCAGACCCTCCAGGCGGGCAGCCTGCTGTGGGTTCCCGGCGCCGCGTATGCGCAGACCCTGGCGGGGACCGTTCAGTCTGGCTCGATCACCGGCGGAGCCCTGGCACGGGTGAATGCCGCCATGGGGCAGAGTCCCGGCGCGAACATCATGCGTTCCGTGCTGGAGTCGCCGCAGTACGTGCGGGAAGTGCTGGGGGACGCCTGGGCGACGGTGAAAGAGCACTGGCCCGTGATCCTGGCGACGACCACGGCGCTGATCGGCGCGGAGTTGCTCGTGGGGGTGCTCGCGGCCGCGCCGGAACCCACCACCGTCACGAAATTCCTGGCGGTGGGGTTGCAGGGCATCATCACGGCAGTCGCCGGGGTGGGCGCCGTCACGGCCGGAGCGGCCGCTCTCGAAGCGGGCGCGCGGTGGCTGAAGACAGCCTGGAGTTCCCGTGGGAACGCCACGCAGATCAAGGTGGCGGCCAAGGCGTTCCTGACGATGATCGGGCAGACCGTGATGGCGGTCGCCAGTGCGGCTGGGGTGCGCGCCAGTGCCGGGCGCACAACGGCCCTGCGCGGCCTGTACACGCGGGAGCAACTGGTCGCCCAGATCGGCAACAAGGCCACGTACGAGGCCCTGATGGACGTCCTGGCGGCACGGGGCGTCAAGACCAACAACGCGCAACTGCTGGGGAATCTCCTGAAGAAGGTCCCGGATCCCCTGGAGCTCAAGGGCTTCCTGCGCAAGGTGGACAAGCCAGGCGAGTTCCTGGCCACGCTGAACAAGTACCCGCTGAACCGCGTGCGGCAGGTCCTGGCCGAGATCGACAGCCAGAGCATTCCACCGCAGTTCGCGAGTCGACTGCTGACCCTCAATCTCGAAAATCCCGTCCCGACCAGGCCGCTGAACGCGGCTCGCGTCGCCTTACTGAACCAGAAAGTGCCCGGTGGAGCGGCCGACAAGACATTCGGGGGCAAATCCGTGGTGCTGCGCGAGGAGCTGACGCCCGCCCAGGCGGCGCAGGACAAGGCCGCAGGCGCGCGGTACCAGGCCCTGCTCGACGACATCCTGGAACGAAGCCCCTACGTCTACCGCTACACCACACGGTTCGCCCTGAACAAGGTGCGTGAGAACGGCTGGGACATCCGCGAAGCCTTCATGGCCAACGTCCTCGTGAAGAATCCCAACGACGTGAGCCTGGGGGCACAACTCAAGCCCGCCTGGTACCAGTTCAGCGACGGGAACCCTGATGTGGTCGTCAAGATCCCCAGGCGCCTGCTGAAAGCCTCCACCGTCCCACGCCCCTCCGGGAACACGGCGGAAGTGGCGGGCTGGGAATTCACGACGTCCGCCTATCCAGAAGCGGGGAAAGGCGGGCTGCTGCAGTTCATGGGCACGGTGGACAACGGCGTCCTGGAAAGTGGCATCAAGACCGGCGAGATCGAAATCATAGAGCTGTCGGGCGGCACGTCCCGGTTGCCGCGGCCCCGATAA
- a CDS encoding type I restriction endonuclease subunit R, which translates to MASSYNEETVELAALEWLRGQGFETAFGPDIAPETPGAQRASYQDVVLDGPLRAALVRLNPGASPEAIAEAVRQLSNPVGVGLQANQGMHRLITDGVQVELPDGLGGVRAEHLQVIDFAQPRRNAFLAVNQFTVVEGQVERRPDVIVFINGLPLVIFEFKNTKDANATIEKAYTQLQTYQKQLTRLFAYNALLVISDGSQARLGVAGAAFERFQPWKTVTGREVHPESLETLIKGAFTPEVLTDLLRHFVVFEVDGPDVKKKVAAYHQYHAVQRAVQTTVEASGVAGDRRGGVVWHTQGSGKSLTMVFYAGKLVVQPELANPTLVVLTDRNDLDDQLFGTFSRASGLLRQVPEQVTARSELRQKLGERAAGGVVFTTIQKFLPEERGDAFPTLSERRNIIVIADEAHRSQYGLNARLGKDGVLTYGFAKHIRDALPNATFLGFTGTPIESKDADTRAIFGEYIDVYDVQRAVEDGATVPIYYESRLVRLTTDEVAWATLDEDFEEITEGEEDSSREKLKTKWAALEALVGAPERVRAVAQDLVTHFKARQSVLEGKGMVVAMSRRICVALYDELIRLRPEWAGTGDQEGVVKVVMTGSANDDPAWQDHIRSKARNKAIADHFRDPGSPMKLVIVRDMWLTGFDVPSLHTMYLDKPMQGHGLMQAIARVNRVFADKPGGLVVDYLGLANSLKDALGIYATSGGQGTPTLDVEAALDFMAEKLDVVRGILHGFDYSDFMGGTPTERVSLIVNAQEFVLAKRDKAKERFIREVLQLGKAYALAVPHPEALAVREEVVFLQTVRAALSKQDVTSTAQARHDVNAAVQQLVEQAVAPDGVIDVFAAAGLKKPDISILSPKFLEDVQNMPQKNLAVELLDKLLRDEVRARSRRNAVQSRAFSEKLEAAIGRYQSRSIETAQVIEELLDLARQMREAQARGEALNLTEDEIAFYDALEVNDSAVKILGDEQLRDIARDIAETVRRNATIDWHLREQARANLRRMVKRVLRKHGYPPDKQETASRTVIEQAELFAQHAAD; encoded by the coding sequence ATGGCGTCCTCCTACAACGAAGAGACGGTCGAACTGGCCGCGCTGGAGTGGCTGCGCGGCCAGGGATTCGAGACTGCCTTCGGGCCGGACATCGCCCCCGAAACACCCGGCGCGCAGCGGGCCTCGTACCAGGACGTGGTGCTCGACGGCCCGCTGCGCGCGGCGCTGGTCCGCCTGAATCCCGGGGCGAGCCCCGAGGCGATCGCGGAGGCCGTCCGGCAGCTGTCGAACCCGGTCGGGGTGGGGCTCCAGGCGAACCAGGGAATGCACCGCCTGATCACGGACGGCGTGCAGGTGGAACTCCCGGACGGGCTGGGCGGCGTCCGCGCCGAGCACCTCCAGGTCATCGACTTCGCGCAGCCGCGCCGGAACGCCTTCCTGGCCGTCAACCAGTTCACGGTGGTGGAGGGGCAGGTCGAGCGGCGCCCGGACGTGATCGTGTTCATCAACGGGCTGCCGCTGGTGATCTTCGAGTTCAAGAACACCAAGGACGCCAACGCCACCATCGAGAAGGCGTACACACAGCTGCAGACGTACCAGAAGCAGCTCACGCGCCTGTTCGCGTACAACGCGCTGCTGGTGATCTCGGATGGCAGTCAGGCGCGCCTGGGCGTGGCGGGCGCGGCGTTCGAGCGCTTCCAGCCGTGGAAGACCGTCACGGGCCGCGAGGTCCACCCCGAGAGCCTGGAGACCCTGATCAAGGGCGCGTTCACGCCGGAGGTGCTCACGGACCTGCTGCGGCACTTCGTGGTGTTCGAAGTGGACGGCCCTGACGTGAAGAAGAAGGTCGCGGCGTACCACCAGTACCACGCGGTGCAGCGGGCCGTGCAGACGACTGTGGAGGCCAGCGGCGTCGCCGGGGACCGCCGGGGCGGCGTGGTGTGGCACACGCAGGGCAGCGGGAAGAGCCTGACCATGGTGTTTTACGCCGGGAAGCTGGTCGTGCAGCCGGAACTCGCTAATCCGACGCTGGTGGTCCTCACGGACCGCAACGACCTGGACGATCAGCTGTTCGGGACGTTCAGCCGCGCCTCGGGCCTGCTGCGGCAGGTCCCGGAGCAGGTCACGGCCCGTTCGGAGTTGCGGCAGAAACTCGGGGAGCGCGCCGCGGGCGGCGTGGTGTTCACGACCATCCAGAAGTTCCTGCCCGAGGAGCGTGGGGACGCCTTCCCGACCCTGTCGGAGCGGCGGAACATCATCGTGATCGCGGACGAGGCGCACCGCAGCCAGTACGGCCTGAATGCCCGGCTGGGGAAGGACGGCGTGCTCACCTACGGCTTCGCGAAGCACATCCGGGACGCCCTGCCGAACGCGACGTTCCTGGGGTTCACGGGCACGCCCATCGAGTCCAAGGACGCCGACACCCGCGCGATCTTCGGGGAATACATCGACGTGTACGACGTGCAGCGCGCCGTGGAGGACGGCGCGACCGTCCCGATCTACTACGAGTCCCGTCTGGTACGCCTCACAACCGACGAGGTCGCCTGGGCGACGCTGGACGAGGACTTCGAGGAGATCACAGAGGGGGAGGAAGACAGCAGCCGCGAGAAGCTCAAGACGAAGTGGGCGGCGCTGGAAGCCCTGGTGGGCGCCCCGGAGCGTGTCCGGGCGGTCGCGCAGGACCTCGTGACGCACTTCAAGGCGCGTCAGAGCGTTCTGGAGGGCAAGGGCATGGTCGTGGCGATGTCCCGCCGGATCTGCGTGGCGCTGTACGACGAGCTGATCCGCCTGCGGCCAGAGTGGGCAGGCACCGGCGACCAGGAAGGCGTGGTCAAGGTCGTGATGACGGGCAGTGCGAACGACGACCCGGCCTGGCAGGACCACATCCGCAGCAAGGCGCGGAACAAGGCCATCGCGGATCACTTCCGGGACCCGGGCAGTCCCATGAAGCTCGTGATCGTGCGTGACATGTGGCTCACGGGCTTTGACGTACCCAGCCTGCACACCATGTACCTCGACAAGCCCATGCAGGGCCACGGGCTGATGCAGGCCATCGCCCGCGTGAACCGGGTCTTCGCGGACAAGCCCGGCGGGCTAGTCGTCGATTACCTGGGCCTCGCGAACAGCCTCAAGGACGCACTGGGCATCTACGCCACGAGCGGCGGGCAAGGGACGCCCACGCTGGATGTCGAGGCGGCGCTGGACTTCATGGCGGAGAAGCTGGACGTGGTGCGCGGCATCCTGCACGGCTTCGACTACTCGGACTTCATGGGCGGCACACCCACCGAGCGCGTGAGCCTGATCGTGAACGCCCAGGAGTTCGTGCTGGCCAAACGCGACAAGGCCAAGGAGCGCTTCATCCGGGAGGTGCTGCAGCTAGGCAAGGCGTACGCGCTGGCCGTGCCGCACCCGGAAGCGCTGGCCGTGCGCGAGGAGGTCGTCTTCCTGCAGACCGTGCGGGCCGCGCTGAGCAAGCAGGACGTCACGAGCACCGCCCAGGCCCGGCATGACGTGAACGCCGCCGTGCAGCAGCTCGTGGAGCAGGCCGTCGCGCCGGACGGCGTGATCGACGTGTTCGCCGCGGCCGGACTGAAGAAGCCGGACATCTCGATCCTGTCGCCGAAGTTCCTGGAGGACGTGCAGAACATGCCGCAGAAGAACCTCGCGGTGGAACTGCTCGACAAGCTCCTGCGGGACGAGGTGCGCGCCCGCAGCCGCCGCAACGCCGTGCAGTCCCGCGCGTTCAGCGAGAAGCTCGAGGCGGCCATCGGGCGCTACCAGAGCCGCAGCATCGAAACCGCGCAGGTGATCGAGGAGCTGCTCGACCTGGCCCGTCAGATGCGCGAGGCGCAGGCCCGCGGGGAGGCCCTGAACCTCACCGAGGACGAGATCGCGTTTTACGACGCGCTGGAAGTCAACGACAGCGCCGTGAAGATCCTGGGGGACGAGCAGCTGCGGGACATCGCGCGGGACATTGCCGAGACGGTCCGCCGGAACGCCACGATCGACTGGCACCTACGGGAGCAGGCCCGCGCGAACCTGCGCCGGATGGTCAAACGGGTGCTACGCAAGCACGGGTACCCACCGGACAAGCAGGAGACCGCCAGCCGCACGGTGATCGAGCAGGCCGAGCTGTTCGCCCAGCACGCCGCCGACTGA
- a CDS encoding DUF4268 domain-containing protein encodes MTLNVTAQPLGRLRRLEDIRTVWPNEAQNFTPWLAEDDSLALLGETIGMELEFVGREQWVGPFRADLLCSDSSTHARVLIENQFGKTDHSHLGQLITYAAGLEAVTIVWIAERFTDEHRAALDWLNRSTAEGVNFFGLEVELWQIGSSMPAPKFNVVSQPNDWLKATTEQAEALTGTDQLKLAYWQAFVEYAKPNAGPLSIKRPQAVHWMDFSVGRSGFWVGARINTQKSILTVGLYSNLSKDYYRQLLLQKDEIEAALGFPMMWTENLGKKQSQVELRLEVPDVRDDTTWGEQHAWFLKHLQALHRVFSPRIKVLQDIPVGPGDEGALDEDEA; translated from the coding sequence ATGACGCTGAACGTCACTGCACAACCGCTTGGGCGACTGAGACGCCTTGAGGACATCCGCACCGTCTGGCCCAACGAGGCGCAGAACTTCACGCCGTGGCTGGCTGAAGACGACTCACTGGCCCTGCTCGGGGAGACCATCGGCATGGAGCTGGAATTTGTCGGCCGTGAGCAGTGGGTCGGCCCGTTCCGCGCGGACCTCCTGTGCAGTGACAGCAGTACGCACGCGCGCGTGCTGATCGAGAACCAGTTCGGGAAGACCGACCACTCGCACCTTGGGCAGTTGATCACGTACGCCGCCGGGCTGGAGGCCGTAACCATCGTATGGATCGCCGAGCGGTTCACGGATGAGCACCGGGCGGCACTGGACTGGTTGAACCGCAGTACGGCGGAGGGCGTGAACTTCTTCGGGCTGGAAGTGGAACTCTGGCAGATCGGCTCGTCCATGCCCGCCCCGAAGTTCAACGTGGTCAGTCAGCCCAATGACTGGTTGAAAGCGACCACTGAGCAGGCGGAGGCGCTCACCGGGACGGATCAGCTGAAACTCGCGTACTGGCAGGCCTTCGTCGAGTACGCCAAGCCCAATGCAGGGCCCCTGAGTATCAAGCGGCCACAGGCCGTGCACTGGATGGACTTCTCTGTGGGCCGCAGTGGATTCTGGGTGGGCGCGCGGATCAACACGCAGAAGAGCATCCTGACGGTGGGGCTGTACTCCAATCTGTCCAAGGACTACTACCGGCAGCTGTTGCTGCAGAAGGACGAGATTGAGGCAGCGCTGGGCTTCCCGATGATGTGGACGGAAAATCTCGGTAAGAAGCAGTCGCAGGTCGAACTTCGATTGGAGGTGCCTGACGTCCGGGACGACACGACCTGGGGTGAGCAGCACGCATGGTTCCTGAAGCACCTGCAGGCACTACACCGGGTGTTCTCTCCGCGCATCAAGGTTCTGCAGGACATTCCCGTCGGACCTGGTGACGAAGGCGCACTGGACGAGGACGAAGCGTGA
- a CDS encoding ankyrin repeat domain-containing protein, translating into MSAPHWIGRNDPDAFQQSYVEAAHAVADAARDCQWARLLDLLTHNPGRINAGRIGGTSGYAPLHQAAHGGAPAEVVQALLELGALRTLRTTAAEQAVDIARQRGHQHLLDLLTPRPTLTFPAAKMAAVEAGVHQVIRDREDIQHLLEGITMRFPPLELLTETPGNELWFPIPGMYGGFHLQLGQVAGEPICIVDSWIRVVEGSEERRLVSTGGVLSLPSSSDV; encoded by the coding sequence ATGAGTGCCCCACACTGGATCGGCAGGAACGACCCGGATGCGTTCCAGCAGTCCTACGTGGAGGCCGCTCACGCCGTGGCGGACGCCGCCAGGGACTGCCAGTGGGCTCGCCTGCTGGACCTCCTGACGCACAACCCAGGGCGCATCAACGCGGGTCGCATAGGCGGCACCAGCGGCTACGCGCCCCTGCACCAGGCAGCCCACGGCGGCGCGCCTGCCGAGGTCGTCCAGGCGCTACTGGAACTCGGGGCGCTCCGCACGCTGCGCACCACAGCGGCTGAGCAGGCGGTCGATATCGCCCGTCAACGTGGGCACCAGCACCTCCTGGACCTGCTGACGCCCAGGCCCACCCTGACCTTCCCTGCGGCCAAGATGGCCGCTGTGGAAGCCGGAGTTCACCAGGTGATCCGCGACCGCGAGGACATCCAGCACCTATTGGAGGGCATCACCATGCGCTTTCCGCCGCTGGAACTCCTGACGGAAACGCCGGGGAACGAACTCTGGTTTCCCATCCCGGGCATGTACGGCGGCTTCCACCTCCAACTGGGACAGGTCGCAGGCGAACCCATCTGCATCGTGGACAGCTGGATCCGGGTCGTTGAAGGGTCAGAAGAACGCCGCCTCGTCTCAACGGGCGGCGTCCTGAGCTTGCCGTCCAGCAGCGATGTGTGA
- a CDS encoding restriction endonuclease subunit S, whose protein sequence is MTSEWISKKFGELLNGKVRNGIYKSKEFHGKGIKIVNMGELFSNPRLSTSIEMKLLDVDKDEIDRFGIKKGDLIFARRSLTAEGAGKCIWVKEAEDEAVFESSLIRARANDNISDSQYLYYYFNSPAGKTNLGSILRQVAVSGITGSDLMELDIPLPPLEIQRQIANILSAFDDKIELNRQINRTLEQMARALFKSWFIDFDPVHAKQRGEQPAGMDAETAALIPDRFVEIDGKWFPEGWRVSQLGSIVENPRRSINPQSIDGRTPYIGLEHMPRGSIGLNSWGKAKDVDSGKVIFKKGEILFGKLRPYFKKVGIAPFNGISSTDILILKPKINWEEYVLFLVSSDEFINAMAGSSSGTRMPRASWNDLAAYPIILPSAALAVAYSAAVAPIIEKIQLCTFESIELAHIRDTLLPRLLSGELDVSDWENAVEAPEGAPA, encoded by the coding sequence ATGACGAGTGAGTGGATCAGCAAGAAATTTGGCGAATTACTTAATGGCAAGGTCCGAAACGGTATTTATAAGTCTAAAGAGTTTCACGGAAAGGGCATTAAAATAGTAAATATGGGTGAGCTTTTTTCAAATCCTCGTCTATCAACCTCAATAGAAATGAAGCTATTAGATGTAGATAAAGACGAGATTGATCGGTTCGGAATTAAGAAAGGGGATTTGATTTTTGCTAGACGATCACTTACCGCAGAAGGGGCGGGTAAGTGTATTTGGGTCAAAGAGGCAGAGGATGAGGCTGTTTTTGAATCGTCTCTGATTCGCGCAAGAGCGAACGATAATATTTCTGATAGTCAGTATCTTTATTATTATTTTAACTCTCCAGCGGGAAAAACCAATCTAGGTTCCATTCTTCGTCAAGTGGCGGTATCCGGAATTACTGGATCTGACTTAATGGAATTAGATATTCCGCTCCCACCCTTGGAAATTCAGAGGCAAATCGCCAATATTCTTTCCGCCTTTGACGATAAAATCGAGCTCAATCGTCAGATCAACCGCACGCTGGAGCAGATGGCCCGCGCCCTGTTCAAAAGCTGGTTCATCGACTTCGACCCCGTCCACGCCAAACAACGCGGCGAACAACCCGCAGGCATGGACGCCGAAACCGCCGCCCTCATCCCCGACCGCTTCGTGGAGATCGACGGGAAGTGGTTTCCAGAGGGCTGGAGGGTTAGTCAATTGGGATCAATAGTGGAAAATCCCCGACGTTCGATCAATCCGCAGAGCATTGATGGCAGGACGCCATATATTGGCCTAGAACATATGCCCAGAGGCTCAATTGGATTAAATTCGTGGGGTAAGGCTAAAGACGTAGACAGTGGAAAGGTAATTTTCAAAAAAGGCGAAATTCTTTTTGGTAAACTGAGGCCATATTTCAAGAAGGTTGGCATTGCCCCATTCAATGGCATCTCGTCCACTGATATATTAATCTTAAAACCCAAAATAAATTGGGAAGAATACGTGCTTTTTTTAGTCAGCAGTGATGAATTCATAAACGCCATGGCAGGTTCATCGAGTGGGACGCGAATGCCGAGAGCTTCTTGGAATGACCTTGCAGCATATCCCATCATATTACCTTCGGCGGCATTAGCAGTCGCATATAGTGCAGCAGTTGCGCCGATAATAGAAAAGATACAATTATGCACATTTGAATCAATCGAACTCGCTCACATCCGGGATACGCTCCTCCCCCGTCTCCTGTCCGGCGAACTGGACGTCAGCGACTGGGAGAACGCCGTCGAAGCTCCAGAGGGCGCTCCTGCATGA